In one window of Toxotes jaculatrix isolate fToxJac2 chromosome 10, fToxJac2.pri, whole genome shotgun sequence DNA:
- the tcirg1b gene encoding T cell immune regulator 1, ATPase H+ transporting V0 subunit a3b, giving the protein MGSMFRSEEVCLVQLFLQSGSAYNCVSELGELGLVEFRDLNPNVNAFQRKFVGEVRRCEELEKTFTFLEQEINRSLSPPLQGALPPPCPTPLAPQPRELITIEEECERLARELKEVSRNRDSLRAQLTQLCQYKGVLTRTHSLTASQAPPPVLESQGLFDNRQDVHLSFVAGVVHPWKVPSFERLLWRACRGYIIVDFREMEDRLEHPDTGEMVQWSVFLISYWGDQIGQKVKKICDCFRTQTFAYPESTAEREEILQGLQGRIEDIKSVLSQTEAFLQQLLVRAVAVLPQWKVRVQKCKAVQMVLNLCSPSVTDKCLIAEAWCPVAKLPELQAALREGGRKSGSGVDSFYNRLPSSTPPPTLFPLNSFTAGFQNIVDAYGVASYREVNPAVYTIITFPFLFAVMFGDVGHGLLMTLAALWMVLEEKDPKLRSNNNEIWKMMFGGRYLILLMGLFSIYTGAIYNECFSRGLSTFSSAWHVRPMFEKNIWNASVLAGNQYLSMDPVVSGVFTSAYPFGIDPIWGLANNKLTFLNSYKMKMSVIIGIIHMTFGVCLSFFNYWHFGQISSVFFVLIPELFFMVCLFGYLVFMVVFKWIAYTPAESKIAPSILIHFIDMFLFTENPDNPPLYTGQTVVQKTLVVLALCSVPVLLLGKPMYKYITFTRRRRQVHQEEDRRPLVADDGSINTHQGELEGGAAEEEFDAADVFMHQAIHTIEYCLGCISNTASYLRLWALSLAHAQLSEVLWVMVMRIALKWQGYVGSVVLFVIFAFFAVLTISILLVMEGLSAFLHALRLHWVEFQNKFYSGTGYKLSPFSFSSLISASAPI; this is encoded by the exons ATGGGCTCCATGTTTCGCAGCGAGGAGGTGTGCCTGGTGCAGCTCTTCCTTCAGTCTGGCTCGGCCTATAATTGTGTCAGTGAGCTGGGAGAGCTGGGACTGGTTGAGTTCCGAGAT TTAAATCCTAATGTGAACGCCTTTCAGAGGAAGTTTGTTGGCGAAGTCAGACGATGTGAAGAACTTGAGAAAACCTTTA CCTTCCTGGAGCAGGAGATCAATCGCTCCCTGTCTCCACCCTTGCAGGgtgccctccctcctccatgcCCAACACCTTTGGCCCCTCAGCCCCGTGAACTCATCACTATAGAGGAGGAGTGTGAGAGGCTGGCCAGGGAGCTCAAAGAG GTGTCCAGAAACAGAGACAGCCTCCGGGCTCAGCTCACCCAGCTCTGCCAGTACAAAGGTGTCCTAACCAGAACACACTctctgacagcctcacag GCACCACCACCTGTACTGGAAAGCCAAGGCCTGTTTGACAACCGCCAAGATGTCCACCTCAG ttttgtggcAGGAGTGGTCCATCCTTGGAAGGTCCCCTCGTTTGAACGGTTGTTGTGGCGGGCGTGCCGCGGCTATATTATTGTGGATTTCAGAGAAATGGAGGACAGACTCGAACACCCGGACACG GGGGAAATGGTGCAATGGTCAGTGTTCCTCATTTCCTATTGGGGAGATCAGATTGGGCAGAAAGTCAAGAAGATATGTGATTG TTTCCGCACACAGACATTTGCATACCCTGAGAGCACTGCTGAGAGGGAGGAGATTCTCCAGGGACTTCAAGGCAGAATTGAAGATATCAAATCA GTGTTGTCTCAAACCGAAGccttcctgcagcagctgctggtgcgGGCGGTGGCTGTGCTGCCTCAGTGGAAGGTGAGGGTTCAAAAGTGCAAGGCAGTCCAGATGGTGCTGAATCTCTGCAGCCCTTCCGTCACCGACAAATGCCTGATCGCTGAGGCCTGGTGTCCCGTTGCCAAGCTGCCTGAACTGCAGGCAGctctgagagagggaggg AGGAAGAGTGGAAGTGGGGTCGACTCTTTCTACAACCGCCTGCCTTCCTCCACCCCTCCGCCTACCTTGTTTCCCCTCAACTCTTTCACAGCTGGTTTCCAGAACATTGTTGATGCCTACGGAGTTGCCAGCTACCGTGAAGTCAATCCAG cggTGTACACCATAATTACATTCCCcttcctgtttgctgtgatgtttgGGGATGTGGGTCACGGTTTACTGATGACTCTGGCTGCCCTCTGGATGGTTCTTGAGGAGAAGGACCCCAAACTCAGGTCCAACAACAATGAG atctgGAAGATGATGTTTGGAGGAAGGTATCTGATTCTGCTGATGGGGCTCTTCTCCATCTACACGGGGGCCATTTACAACGAGTGCTTCAGCAGGGGCCTCAGTACCTTCAGCTCAGCGTGGCACGTCCGCCCGATGTTTGAGAAGAACATATGGAA TGCATCAGTCCTGGCAGGGAACCAGTACTTGTCCATGGATCCTGTTGTGTCCGGTGTTTTTACCAGCGCTTATCCATTTGGCATTGACCCA ATTTGGGGCTTGGCCAACAACAAACTGACTTTCCTTAACTCATACAAGATGAAGATGTCAGTCATCATCGGTATCATTcacatgacttttggagtttgcTTGTCATTCTTCAATTACTG GCACTTTGGCCAGATCAGCAGTGTGTTCTTTGTGCTGATCCCGGAGCTGTTCTTCATGGTGTGTCTGTTTGGTTACCTGGTGTTCATGGTGGTGTTCAAGTGGATTGCCTACACACCAGCCGAGTCCAAAATTGCCCCCAGTATACTTATCCACTTCATAGACATGTTCCTCTTCACAGAAAACCCTGACAACCCGCCACTCTATACAGGACAG ACTGTGGTTCAGAAGACCCTGGTGGTGCTGGCTCTGTGTTCAGTCCCGGTCCTCCTGCTAGGAAAGCCGATGTACAAATACATCACATTCACAAGAAGGCGACGTCAAGTG CATCAGGAGGAAGACAGACGCCCGCTGGTGGCTGACGACGGCTCCATCAATACTCATCAAGGGGAGTTGGAGGGAGGAGCCGCTGAAGAGGAG TTTGATGCTGCAGACGTGTTCATGCATCAGGCCATCCACACCATAGAGTACTGCTTGGGCTGCATCTCCAACACCGCCTCCTACCTACGACTGTGGGCTCTCAGTTTGGCTCACGCAC AGCTGTCAGAGGTGTTGTGGGTGATGGTGATGCGTATTGCGCTGAAGTGGCAGGGCTACGTGGGATCTGTGGTCCTTTTTGTGATTTTTGCCTTCTTTGCTGTGTTGACCATCTCCATTCTTCTGGTTATGGAAGGCCTCTCAGCTTTCCTCCACGCGCTCCGTCTACACTG GGTGGAGTTTCAGAACAAGTTCTACAGTGGAACAGGCTACAAGCTGagccctttctctttctcatctctgATCAGTGCATCAGCTCCTATATGA
- the mrpl18 gene encoding 39S ribosomal protein L18, mitochondrial, which translates to MALSELNRGVRQLLGQIQRCRPVVATHQSARCLSQAASQPKPSADENEAVNPTFVNRNPRNLEQMALAVKDRGWRTTWPHREFYHRLEFSRTQHHVTAQVFSSSSPVPVLTCSTREWALKKELVSTRSVVACQAVGDVLAQRCKQAGITRMVYRAIPWTFRSDAVQSFRAAMKAGGITLSEPRRKYVGT; encoded by the exons atggctCTGAGTGAATTAAATCGCGGTGTTCGGCAGTTGTTAGGTCAAATTCAGCGGTGTCGCCCGGTTGTAGCCACACATCAGTCAG CTCGGTGTCTGAGCCAAGCAGCCTCTCAGCCGAAGCCCAGCGCGGACGAAAATGAAGCCGTTAACCCGACCTTTGTGAACAGAAACCCCCGGAACCTGGAGCAGATGGCTCTGGCTGTGAAGGACCGGGGCTGGAGGACGACCTGGCCCCACCGGGAGTTCTACCACag GTTGGAGTTTTCTCGCACCCAGCATCACGTGACGGCACAGGTCTTCTCCAGCAGCTCTCCTGTCCCAGTGTTGACCTGTTCAACCAGGGAGTGGGCACTGAAGAAGGAGCTGGTTTCCACCAGGAGTGTGGTAGCTTGTCAGGCTGTGGGCGACGTGCTGGCGCAGCGTTGTAAACAAGCTGGCATCACCAGGATGGTGTACAGGGCCATTCCCTGGACGTTTCGCTCTGATGCT GTTCAGTCTTTCAGGGCAGCAATGAAAGCAGGAGGAATCACCCTTAGCGAACCTAGAAGGAAATACGTCGGAACCTAA
- the prpf19 gene encoding pre-mRNA-processing factor 19, whose translation MSLVCAISNEVPEHPCVSPVSNQVFERRLIEKYIAENGTDPMNGQPLSEEQLVDIKVSHPIRPKAPSATSIPAILKSLQDEWDAVMLHSFTLRQQLQTTRQELSHALYQHDAACRVIARLTKEVTAAREALATLKPQAGLVAPQAVPASQPSAAGAGGEPMEISEQVGMTPEIIQKLQDKATILTTERKKRGKTVPEELVRAEDLSKYRQVASHAGLHSASVPGILALDLCPSDTNKVLTGGTDKNVVVFDKNEEQIVATLKGHTKKVTSVIYHPSQSVVFSASPDTTIRVWSVTGGNCVQVVRAHEAGVTGLSLHATGDYLLSSSEDQYWAFSDIQTGRVLTKVTDESAGCALTCAQFHPDGLIFGTGTADSQIKIWDLKERTNVANFPGHSGPVTSIAFSENGYYLATGAQDSSLKLWDLRKLKNFKTITLDNNYEVKSLVFDQSGTYLAVGGSDIRVYICKQWSEVLNFTDHTGLVTGVAFGENAQFLTSAGMDRSLKFYSL comes from the exons ATGTCTTTGGTTTGTGCAA TCTCCAACGAGGTGCCGGAGCACCCCTGCGTCTCTCCGGTGTCCAACCAGGTATTTGAGCGCAGGCTGATCGAGAAGTACATCGCGGAGAACGGGACGGATCCGATGAACGGACAACCGCTGTCTGAGGAGCAGCTTGTAGATATCAAAG tttCCCATCCCATTAGACCAAAGGCACCATCAGCAACAAGCATTCCTGCCATTCTCAAGTCCCTTCAAGATGAGTGG GATGCCGTTATGCTTCACAGCTTCACCTTGCGGCAGCAGTTGCAGACTACTCGCCAAGAACTGTCACACGCCCTCTACCAACATGATGCCGCCTGCAGAGTCATCGCTCGACTCACCAAAGAGGTCACCGCTGCGAGAGAAG CTCTTGCCACACTCAAACCCCAAGCTGGACTGGTTGCGCCTCAGGCAGTTCCTGCCTCTCAGCCATCTGCAGCG GGTGCTGGTGGAGAGCCTATGGAGATTAGTGAACAGGTGGGAATGACCCCAGAGATCATCCAGAAG CTCCAAGACAAAGCTACTATCCtcaccacagagagaaagaag AGAGGAAAGACTGTGCCAGAGGAGCTGGTTAGAGCTGAGGATCTCAGCAAATACCGCCAAGTGGCCTCTCATGCT GGTCTTCATAGTGCCAGTGTTCCTGGTATTCTGGCTCTGGATCTGTGTCCCTCCGACACCAACAAAGTGCTCACCG GTGGAACTGATAAGAACGTGGTGGTGTTTGACAAGAACGAGGAGCAGATTGTGGCGACACTTAAGGGTCACACAAAGAAGGTCACGTCTGTCATTTACCATCCATCTCAG TCTGTGGTCTTCTCTGCATCTCCAGACACCACCATCCGTGTGTGGTCTGTCACCGGTGGCAACTGTGTCCAGGTGGTTCGTGCCCATGAGGCAGGTGTCACTGGTCTCTCCCTACATGCTACCGGGGACTACCTGCTCAGCTCCTCTGAGGATCAG TACTGGGCCTTCTCTGATATCCAGACTGGTAGAGTGCTCACCAAAGTAACTGATGAAAGTGCTGGCTGTG CTCTCACCTGTGCTCAGTTCCACCCTGATGGTCTCATTTTCGGCACTGGCACGGCTGACTCCCAAATCAAGATTTGGGATCTGAAGGAGCGCACCAACGTGGCCAACTTCCCCGGCCACTCAGGCCCCGTTACCTCCATCGCTTTCTCTGAGAACGGATACTATCTGGCCACAG GTGCCCAGGATAGCTCGCTGAAACTGTGGGATCTGAGGAAACTGAAGAACTTCAAGACCATCACTCTGGACAACAACTATGAG GTGAAGTCCCTTGTGTTTGATCAGAGTGGTACTTACCTGGCTGTGGGAGGGTCTGACATCCGTGTCTACATCTGCAAGCAGTGGTCTGAGGTCCTCAACTTCACAG ACCATACAGGATTGGTGACTGGGGTGGCCTTTGGAGAAAACGCTCAGTTCCTGACCTCTGCAGGAATGGACAGGAGTCTCAAATTCTACAGTTTGTAG
- the LOC121188574 gene encoding uncharacterized protein LOC121188574, with protein MRGGKVWVAERVTQVDQGNYTLRDTEGKVLSHSTLTVRGHSFNVTRFAKESLNLPLFLPVPHVHLIFTPSRYPDESSLGPFDPRPPRGPVQLIREGQITDHDMRYRGLISLGRNGTINEVVIARLTSRHDGVYEIRDGGGNLVSSTFLQVIEKGARWRALLKSITVPSGMFVSLAGFILFLKRYPNCSLSQIIACLRASRTPPANPPRVNIQDYSQPSPEPSGYYSHAQQPGTPRKWTPRASPAHTGYTPVMVGTPRAENQGTHRLAARSSPSRNSTTERDTSTAREISFSAPGASDYLLATEECVQFQIKKNGDGESCNKSQEYFSTLPLDMDTSESCSVYTSEKLNFL; from the exons ATGCGGGGCGGGAAGGTCTGGGTGGCCGAGAGAGTGACGCAAGTGGACCAAGGCAACTATACTCTGAGAGACACGGAGGGGAAGGTGCTGTCCCACAGCACCCTTACTGTCCGCG GGCACTCCTTCAATGTCACCCGCTTCGCCAAGGAGTCTCTAAACCTGcccctctttcttcctgtccCTCATGTCCACCTCATTTTTACCCCCTCCCGATACCCTGATGAATCCTCCCTGGGCCCTTTCGACCCCAGGCCCCCCCGCGGCCCCGTGCAGCTGATCCGTGAGGGCCAAATAACAGACCACGACATGCGCTACAGGGGCCTCATCTCCCTGGGCAGGAACGGTACTATCAATGAGGTTGTCATAGCGAGACTGACTTCAAGGCATGATGGGGTGTATGAAATCAGAGATGGGGGTGGCAACCTAGTGTCTTCCACCTTTTTGCAGGTGATCG AAAAGGGGGCCAGATGGCGAGCACTGCTCAAGTCCATCACTGTCCCATCTGGGATGTTTGTGTCACTGGCTGGTTTCATCCTGTTCTTGAAGCGCTACCCAAATTGCAGCCTATCACAGATCATCGCCTGCCTCAGAGCGAGCCGCACACCACCAGCCAACCCCCCAAGAGTTAATATCCAG gactaCAGCCAGCCCAGCCCTGAGCCCTCAGGCTACTACAGTCATGCTCAGCAGCCTGGAACACCAAGAAAATGGACCCCTAGAGCCAGTCCTGCTCATACT GGTTACACTCCAGTTATGGTGGGGACTCCAAGAGCTGAGAACCAAGGAACGCACAGATTGGCAGCTAGGAGCTCCCCTAGTCGTAATTCAACCACTGAG CGGGACACATCTACTGCACGAGAGATTTCCTTTTCAGCACCCGGGGCTTCAGATTACCTCCTCGCCACCGAGGAGTGTGTTCAATTCCAGATCAAGAAAAATGGAGATGGAGAAAGTTGTAACAAATCACAAGAATACTTTTCCACACTGCCACTAGACATGGACACCTCTGAATCCTGCAGTGTTTATACTTCAGAGAAACTGAACTTCTTATAA